From the Eleutherodactylus coqui strain aEleCoq1 chromosome 9, aEleCoq1.hap1, whole genome shotgun sequence genome, the window GGGCGTAGAGTGTTAAGGTAGTAAAAacgcagtcttaagctctcgctcacgacctgaaggttgcgggttaaattcccgcttggttcaggtagactCAGCCTTCGAGGTCagtaaaattagtacccagcttgctggggggaaggagggggggataAAGGATGGCTggtgaaggcaatggcaaaccagccCGCAAACATAGTCTGCCAAGaagacatcacaatgcacatgGGGACTTTACCTTTGCCATTAACCTAAACGTAGTGCCTGCTAGTTAAATGTCTTAATTACATTTTCGAGATTGTTGAGTTTCCAGCAGGCCAGCTAAGGATAGGTGATAGAAAAGCTCGGTACCCTATGAGGACATGGTGCCACAGCCAGCCACCATAACAGTGCCTACTCCTATGCCCCTCTCTTCTTAGGACCAGACTGTACATAGAAATATTTTAGATAATAACCCTTCCAGTCTCCCTGAAATGTTTTTAACATCCAGCATTCGGTTCACCTCAAATTCTACTTTGGGAGATGCAGATATGGGTGAAAGAACTGAGGgcctaaaaaaattttaaattattAAAGGCTTCAAGAAGGAAACATGGAAGCAGTTGGGAATACACCGGGAGGGAGGTAGATGCAGCTTGTAGGTTACCGGATTCAGATGTGTCAATGCTGGAAATGAGCCCGGATGGCAATTTCAAGCTGATGATCCTGGAAAAACCACACCTGGACCCCAGGAGagaagcaaggggggggggggggagatgtccaCTATCTGTTAGTCCCAGGCAGCTATTCAGATGAAGCAAAATGCTAAGACTTTCAGACTTACTGACAGTTTCTAAGAAAGTCCTGGTGTGTGACTATGGCTGCTGGTACTTTTGGCGGCTGGGGCAATGGGTATACTTGCTTGTGGATGATGACCATAATCCGTGAAGAAGGGTGAAACTCCTGCAGATTAATTGGTTGGCGGGAATGTTATTTAAGAACTCTACACACAGTAGAAATGTAACCTAGTCATCTTGTCGGGAGGACACAAAATGTTGCAAGTAGATTCCTAGTGTCTGGTTCACCCATTCCACTTGCTCATTGGATTGTGGGTGATATGCAAAGGAAAAGTCCAACTTGATGCTAAGCAACCCACACAGTGCCCTCCAGAAGTGAAAGGTCAATTGCACACATGGATCCAAAATCATGTGTTGAGGAAATCTGTGAAGGCAGAAAACATGCTGTAGAAACAAGTGAACCAACCACGCAATGAATGGTAGAGCCAGTAGAGGAACAAAATGCACCATCTTTGATTGTTTGTCTATGACAACCTAAATCACCAAACAATTGGAAAAGTTAGGCAGGTCTGTGACAAAGTCCATAACAATATGTTGCCAAGGGGTCTCTGAGACAGGCAATGGCAACAGGAGTCCAGTGGGATGCTAGTGAGAGGGTTTGTTTTTGGAACAAGTCTAATAGGCAGACACAAAGTCCAGTATGCCCTTGAGCGCGGATGGCCACCATTAATAGCGAGAGATGAAGTCAACAGTCTTCTTTACTCCAGGATGACCAGCCATTGTGGAACTATGTCCCCAGGACAGGATGCAATGATGCCTGGCAGAGAGAAAGTCCTCCTGCATGCTATGTCCCTCAAGCATAGAGGGGTCACAGAGATGATATGAGCAAGTTCAGTAACATGCTGTGGCTTTTTGCAGTCCATGATAGCAATTGCCCGGGAGAGGGCATCCACCGTGATGTTTTTATTAGCAGGCCAGAAGTGCAAACCGTAATCAAATTGGGCTAAGAATGCAGACCACCGAGTTTGGTGGGAAATTAGACGTTAAGTATACTGCATATGCATTAAATTCTTGTGATCGCTATATACATTGACTGCATGATTGGCAGCCTCGAGCAGATGCTGCCATTTCTGAGTTACCAATTTGATCACCAGGAGCTCCCTGTCACCCATGTAGCATTACTCTGTAGAGAAAATGTCTTTTGAAAAGAAACCACAGGTTTAGATTTTTACCGCTGGGACTCTTGCTATGGATAGAATGGTTCTGGCTCCAGTAGAGGAGGAATCAACCTCCCAATGTGAAAAGATGTTGCAAAAATGTGGCTGATGGAGTACAGCAGCTGGAGTAAAAGCCTGTTTAAGCTTTTCAAAGACTCCTCTGCTTCAGGAGACCACTCTCTGGCATTCACACTCTTCCTAATGAGCACAAAAATTGGCTCAGTGAGAGTAGAGAAATGTGGTATAAAGTGGCAATAgtaatttgcaaaacctaagaagtGCTTGATCACCTTCAAACCCTGCGGTCTTGGCTAGCCAAGGACTGCAGATGACTTCTTAGGATCCATCTGGAGCCCAGCATCTCATATGATATCCTAGGAAAAGCAGACTGGATCGATCAAAgacacatttctctaatttggcaTACAGTCCATTAATTCAAAGGCGTTGTAGTACCATCCTCACTTGTATACTTATACTCCTGCATTATTGCTCATCTAAGAGATCTTGAAAGCTATCATTCCCCGATTCCTGGAAGACTGTCAAAGAGATTGTAGTGCCCATCATAAGTgttgagagtagagatgagcgaacctactcgtttcgagtaattactcgatcgagcaccgcgattttcgagtacttcagtactcgggtgaaaagattcgggggggggcggggggaggcgtggcggcgcggggggtagcagcggggaatagggaggagctctctctcacaccctctcctcccccccccccccccactccccgctgcaaccccccactcacccatggcgccccccgaatcttttcgcccgagtacggaagtactcaaattgcggtactcgggcgaaaaaggggcgtgtccgagtaggtttgctcatctctagttgagagcAATCTTCTATTCATCATCCTCTTGGATGAAGCAAGCGTGATGGCAACATAAACGGTGCTATTTCAAAGAAGGTTTTCCTTTTATTTCTTCCACAAATGGTTACTTCCTCTTGGATGCTGATCAGGGTATAAGCTTACTTTGGCTCCCCAGATTGTGTCAAACATTTACGTAATTAAATGCAGAGGATACTTCTTAATGGTAACTGCTTAAGGCCATTGTAATCAATCCAGGAGCATAAAGATCCATCCTTCTTCATAAAGAATGCCACTCCTGCTGGTGATGACCACTTTTGAATGAAGCTTCATTCCAGGTTCTCCCTATGTAGGCTGACACAGCTCCTATCTCAGGAAGAAACCGTGAATAGACGCCACTTAGGtcccctgcagacgggcggaagtTTCGCGGCAGGATTTTTGCCCGtggccactgccataggattgcattagacaaTGCAGATGGCCGCAaattgtccacgtgaaaacacgtggaaaacaaatcacagcatgttctatttctgtgccgtctcgcagaggcctgcatagaaatgtcactcccggcgtgccggctccgctctgccggagccgcgggagcaggtgagagccgcactggtccctgcaggggcgcatgtcgggtcctgctgcaagaattctcacaggggagcagacctggccgtctgcaggtggccttagggaGAGATGTGCCAGGAAGAAGGTCAATTTGGTAATCATGTGGTCTTTGTTGTGGTATCTTCTTAGCCTCTTGTTTGCTAAAGCCTTAGTAAGCAGCATACAGAGCTGGCAGACTGACACCGCTCTTGTGATAGCGGGACCTTTTGGATAGTAGAGACTGAAGCCAAGCAATATGACAGTACATACCCGAACAAGAAATCTGTCCTGCACCCTAATCAATCACAGGAGAATGAAGGTGGAGCCAGGGAAGACTGAAAAGTAGGCGATGCATAGATTTTGGCAAGATAGTGATATCTTCTCAGTATGAAGGATACCCACTTGCAGAGTTGGAGGTGTGGTAATGTACTGAACCACATCAGGTTCTCTATTGACTCAAGCAATGGCCCACTGAGTAAAACAGTTGGTATATTGTATCAGGTTACAACTGCCTAGTGTAGGAAGTTGACCACAGATCCAGAGTCAAGGTAAGCCTGTTCAGTAAACAGGACCTTTACTGCACTGGATTTTCTGTTTAGCTGAACAGATTGGGACATAGTGTCTTTTCCCAtcgcagtatagacagagctctCCAGCACATCTGGTGTTCCTCTGGGACTAGTCTCATCCTTCTTGACTGGCAAGGGCTCTCAAATAACCAGAAATTTGTTACAGAAACATACGATCCTGGTGTATACACTGTCGTGAAACTTCTTTGGCCAGTTCCTCTTGCTCAGCCGATGGGGCATCAGTGGGGTCCATGGCCTAAGAAAAACTGTTAGAACAGGAGGTATGGACTCAGGAACAGGAGGTATGCCACTAACTGATTTGGCTTGGGGCTACTACTAAAAACTGTACCTGTGTATACCTGGTATTTATCCTTTTAACCCCAACTGTGATATGGCCTTCGCTATAGGCAATTATCCCAAAAGTAGTCTTGGTGTTGTGGCAGCTAACAGAAACTAGTCAGGATTGCCGTAGCTCCGTACCGAAGGAGCAGGCAGATGTGGTTGTGATACAAAGTTGAGGGACATGGCAATGGCTTCAACTGCTGGCAAAGAGATGGAGGATGCTGTTGTCCATGACCAGCTGCCACAAGCTTCATTTTGTGGTCTATAAGTATAATATTGGTGTGCATTGTCGCATTTAGTTTTATCTCTCTATAGAACGTTTTCCCAGAAGGATTGCGAATTGTCTACATAACTTTTGGCAATGGTCAatcactttttttgctttttctttcagTATTGAGGTACTCCTTGGCCATCACCCATAGTGCTCTATTTCATTCAATATGTGGTGTATAGTATAGGTTGAAACCATCACTCCAGATGTTTCCAGCTCAGCCTAAAGTTCTCTGGATATTGGAAATGGTTTCTTTCACACATTTCAAATCAACTTGACTGTTCTTGACTGTTTCACAAGTAGCAAACTTCTTGATAACATTTGGAACTATTGAAGCCAGGATGCCAAGGTCTTTGAGGATAATCTTGTACCCTTTAGACCCGTTATGCTTGGTAATAGCATTTTTGGTTGACTCAGTCAGCAGAAGAATCTAATTTGCAATCAGTTGCAGGTTAGTTTTATTTGGTCACCATTAATCGCGTCCTAGTGTTTTCTATTTtgtatccttttttatttttttattttattttattctttttgttttatgcTTTCCTGTATCAAACATCTGATATTCTGTGTATTGAAGGCGTGTCAATAAACATTATTTTAGGAGATATTTTACATGGTGTACTTTATGTTCAGGGGTACAAGCTGTAAGAGCAATTGCCTAGTATATATTTTAGGGCTGCTGCACATTATATGGACtgcactggcgtacatatagggggtgctgggggtgcggttgcgacgcgacccggcccctgagcccctgggggcccacggggcttactttccgacactgactgactgcacttactttcactatggtctctgcgcaggtttgcagcctctcctgcacatcggcgttaccacccaggacctccgctcagacccctcccccatctggttctccagcacagagatcatcagaggggaggagtctgagcggaggtcctgggaggaagcaccgatgtgcaggagaggctgcctgcctgcgcagagaccatagtgaaagtaagtgcagtcagtgagagggaacgtcctcggtatgattaagagaggggaggggtgttctgtgtgtgatggggagtgggggtgagtgaggggtgttctgtgtgtgatggtgagtgggggaaacgaggggtgttctgtgtgatggggagtggggggggggacgaggggggttctgtgtgatggggagtgggggtgagtgaggggggttctgtgtgatggggagtgggggtgagtgaggggggttctgtgtgatggggagtgggggtgagtgaggggggttctgtgtgatggggagtgggggtgagtgaggggggttctgtgtgatggggagtgggggtgagtgaggggggttctgtgtgatggggagtggggggacgaggggtgttctgtgtgatggggagtgggggtgagtgaggggggttctgtgtgatggggagtgggggtgagtgaggggggttctgtgtgatggggagtgggggtgagtgaggggggttctgtgtgatggggagtgggggtgagtgaggggggttctgtgtgatggggagtgggggtgagtgaggggggttctgtgtgatggggagtggggggacgaggggtgttctgtgtgatggggagtgggggtgagtgaggggggttctgtgtgatggggagtgggggtgagtgaggggggttctgcgagtcggcacctgacttcactattagaggtatgctagaaccgagccgctgtattggtgactaagggctcaatgccacagccgtaagcctacaacactgtgggggacaaccagcatctcacacatttcccagccatgcacgctgctgacagggaccacatatggccttgtgtggcactgcacatgcacagggggattctttttttaattccccactctgtttagattgacaatgcgtatggaaacaatgtaatgtgtatgggcagcgtatcatacaagtgtacagggctcacattgcgtggtacgcagagaaagagagcatgctgggattaccacgtgtgcataatacgtggtgaaaacctggtcgtggacatgagccctaacatgttataaaagttagctcatgctgtctccaatgtatgtgtgcctgtattatgtatgtgtatatatcattatttttttctttcttggggaagcaaagcatgccttgaggcttgtgttctggatgttttaaaaatctaaaacccctgattactaatgatccattgatgggtcattaaaaaaaaacagtaatgtagctaaaagggatatacaaggagtagctgtgaaaaggagtggtgggtggacgggtctggaagggggccccaagctaaacttttgcacccgggcccatgagcctctagctacgcccctgatggaCTGCATGTGTGTGTACTGCCTGTTATACAAAACTTTATAAAGCTGGAATCAGACATACAGTTTTGTGATGGTttcttatgtaattttactgcaatGTTTTGAGCCAAACCTAGAAGTAGGTTCTAAAGAGATGGGAGATATAAAGGAAGGATTTCTACTTCCTACTGGATCCACTTGTGGCTTTGGTTCAAACTACAaccaaaaaactgcatgtgtgtttcTAGTCTAAAAGGAGGGTTAtacattttgtttttgtgctttgaAATAAAATTACAAAATTTAATTTTTAATCCCTACAGAAAATCCCAGTAAGAGCTCGGAGGGAAACATCATGTTATCAGTAAGTtgtaaagtagaagatgaagatatccCGCAGCAATCTTCAGGAGAAAACCTTATTACCCTTAATGTACATCCAGGACTTCAGAGTACAGATCTATCATCTAAACCTTCTAATCATGAGGAACCTTCTCCCGACCAATCACAGATTGTGGGTCGGAAAAGAGACAAAAAGTTTCAGTGTAGTGAATCTAAAAAAACGTTTACAAAAAGCTCAGGTCTTTGTACAGAGAGTAGAATTCGCACAAGGGAGAAGTCGTATGCCAGTTCAGAATTTGGGAAATGTTTTTCCTGTAAGTCAAGCCTTAATCAACATGAAAGAATTCACATAGGAGAGACACCGTTTTCATGTTTattgtgtgggaaatgtttcacagAAAAATCAAAACTTGTTccacatgagagaagtcacacaggagagagaccatattcatgttctgattgtAAGAAATGTTTTACCAAAAAATCAAATCTTGTCATACATGAGAGAAATCacagaggagagaagccattttcttgttcagaatgtgggaaatattttggaAGCAAGCAGAAACTTGTTCTACATAagcgaattcacacaggggaaaagccgttTAGGTGTTTcgaatgtggtaaatgttttacaaataaatcagATCTCATCAAAcatgagagaactcacacaggggagaggccgTATTCATGTTTAGAGTGTGGCCGATGCTTTAAAGTTAAATCAAATCTTGtcatacatgagagaattcacacaggggagaagccgtttacatgttcagaatgtggtaagtgttttacaaataaatccgatcttgttaaacataagagaattcacacaggagagaagccgtattcatgtacattttgtgggaaatgttttagagataAATCGGGTCATGTTAGACATGAAAGAAGTCATGCAGGAGAGAAGTTTTTTTGATGTTTTGTACGTGGAAATTGTATTACAATAAAATTAATTCTGAAagccatcagagaattcacattgAGGAGAAACCATATTCTCATTAGGAATTTGGAAAATGCTATAAGAGCAAACAAAACAACTGAAGAAGTTCTTCAAATTAAGGCCAAATTCTCACGgatgtatttgcacgcacaatattTCAGTGGCTTCGTTCACGTGTgtatttttccccagtcgtctccacgacagcaccacttgagattgcctcctcctgataggacaggaacacactgagaggttaaaagctctcccccttccccactttcctcagtgtcttcctctcCTGCCatgaggcaggatctctgagaggggctggtggagaagccagccggaagcctactcacgagcggatcggagggcagtgggtcagcctgtcctcccagccagacgactcccgggacactacatggggtggtagcccccgggccaggttcctcccgcggcggcccatgggggctacaaagcgggagcctcggTCCTCCTCCTCGAGTATAAACCGAgtgcggcgctccaggaagccctttgggGGCGGGgtgccgcgtcacgtgtccagcacgATGACGTCATCGCACTCGCGTCAGGAGGCGCACGGAGGGGGCTTGGCGCAGGAGCGCCAAAATTCaaaaaaaggaacctgagagaagctacaggtcgcagggtggctgcagcactggtatactgatgagtgctccagcaccagagacagctgaaacctcagccacaGTGgctgtaagtagccagtgcggcaaaaaaacaatgcaaaatccaatgtactGTATGTGGAGAATTGCATGTGTACCCGCACAAAATGCTCtcttttgtcagggggataaaaaagacgtgTCgttatcctctccccccccccccccccccagaacaaagctCAAAAAATGCGTGGAGCGCGGGacaagactgccagctacgtaccagaggcctctatgcaaggcatgcgtagctaggctagtcaaagaggaatcggggggattcatggaggacgttaggaagctggtgaaggaggaggctCGATCAGCTCTAACGTCGCAGATAGCGCCGCCAGCAGGGGCTAAGCACCAGAAAAAGGCGTATATTCCCAAGGAGCCTTCCGACTCTGAGAGTTCAATCGGGTCAGAACAAGAGGAACAGGCgcccgaggagtcctcagatgatgaGGATTACAAAAAATACCTATTCCACCAGGACGACTTAACAGAACTGATTAAGTCGGTCAGGGCTACGCTAAAAATGGAAGAGTCcagagaaccacgcaccctgcaggatgagatattcgggggactggGGAGAGGCGTAGGCATACCTTTCCTGTCCACAAAAATATTACTAgaataatccaaaaagagtggaagaaacccgacgcaggttccttctccgctagaggggtaaaaagaaggtacccatttgaggaggaaatgtgcgcaagctgggaggaggtacccaaggtagatatcccagtggccaaagtagctaggaggatGACCCTGCCCTTCGAGGACGCTGCACAACTAAAGGATCtaatggatcgcaaagctgagggcctccTAAAGAAATCGTGGGAGGCAGCGGCGAACATACTCagaccagggatcgcagccacttgcgtggcgcggactctgggggtatggctggaACAGCTGGAGCTGCATTTAACAAATTagacgccaagggaacagatcttaaactctctccctatcctgcggATGGCAACAAACTTCCTAGCAGACGCAGCAGCCGAGACAGTCAAACTCTCGGCtaaagctacagcccggtctaactcggccagaagggtgttatggctgaagtTGTAGTCGGGTGACCTAGCCTCTAAAAAcaaactatgcgccctcccgttctatggCCAGTTTCTGTTCGGACCAGACTtagacaaaatcctggagaaggcggccgacagaaagaggggattcccggaagaaaaacaacagagagggaagaccttcttctggGCCCCAGCGCAACAGCCCGagacctaccgaggcaagggcaagacggaccgctggagttaccccaatgggggcagaggaaggaatttcctctttaacccccaccaggaggatccaaagcagagaccctgacaccatcccagtgggggcaaggctggggagctttgcggaTCGATGGGCCGCGATCTGCGAGGGCACATAGAACCTTCAGTTGTATGGACAATAGTTTTCCCAAGTAAAATATCTCTCAGGCTCAGCGGAGTCACATAGACTATTCTAGCTGGTTCAATGATGGGCTGTGGCTCTGTGTATAGGGTAGCAATATCAAAGATTGGGTGAGAACATGCATTTTAACATTTTCATCAGACGTCCAGCACCAAAGGAGGAGGCATCTGTCAGGTAGGTGAGGGgaggcttagattgtggagtgaatGGTACCTAACTTTCTGCTACCTAACTttaccaaacacacagcaagctgcaacggacaaggattcatgactgcgcACTCTGGACACTAGTCAGACACTGACAAGAGCAGGGTTTATAGGAGAGCAAAGACCcaagagattggctagcaggaagtcaccacaccccgctgtctctaacactatgtcctctctctacctgaaACTAaagctctctaaaactgacttattggtatttccaccttccactaaccgacctcatcctgacatctccatctcagtgtgtggcgccatcataactcccagacagcatgcctgctgccttaggcctcatgtccacggggaaaataagaattaaaatccgcagcggttttcccgcacgcagatccgtgccccataggaatgcattgaccacccgcgggtagataaatacccgcagatggtaattaaaacatttctggaatatgaaaaaaaatggacatgctgcattttagtgcggatcacgcgtgcgggagctcatagagcacatagctcaattgatctcccgcatgaaaaataaaagacaattacagtgcacccgcagcccaaatccgcattacaaatctgcagcggatctgattttccccgtggacatgaggccttagggttatattcgactccgatctctcatttaccccctatatccaagcttttgcccgaacatgtcagctgcacttcaagaacattgcaagaatccactattttctcactgtggacacgctaaaaacgcttattgttgccctcatccactcacggctcgattattgcaactcgttgctgagcGGCCTCCcccgctccagactctaccctctccaatccatcctgaatgcggcagccaggctcatcttcatgtccagccactacttagacgcctctgccctgtgcctgtcactgcactggctgcccactaaatacagaattcaatttaaactcactaccttcatccgcaaagcccttcacagcgcagcgccaccctatattgcctccctcatctcaatccatcacccagcccgggctctccgctctgctaacgaaactagactgcgcacccctctaattcgaacttctcactcccgcctccaagacttctccagagcagcaccggtcctctggaacacactaccaaaggctacccgggcaatccaggactcgaaaaacttcaggcgtgctctaaaaacgcacctcttcagggaggcataccgcataccctaaacaaacccctctgtacgccgcctgataacatgctccctgacctactgactgcaatccctgctagccatcataaaccgctcctgcagtcataacgattctgccgtcacaccgctaaatgtctgaccattgtctgtgtatagcatccctcactctccaccccgccataccgggcacatctccagcccctttaccttctgtatcaccccattacttgtagtatgtaagctcgttgaagcaagaccctcacccctattgtttccatcaactgattactatgtagccgtggttctgtaatttttgtacttttgtctctctgtattccccctgtctatgtaagcgctgcggaatatgtttgcgctatacaaataaagattattattatggttGACTGGCTGCAGTTCTGGACGCACAGATCCGTCATaatttccaaactacattttCCTCTTTGTTTGAGAGaagttcctttttaaaaaaaaaaaaaggctccaaAAAGATAGCAGTACTGCCGTGGCCAGTTCCAAAGTAGGGAGGAGAAGTCACTGGGTTGGGAAGGGCTGTTCCTG encodes:
- the LOC136578548 gene encoding zinc finger protein OZF-like codes for the protein MEEWEYIGGHQDLYEDVMIEDHQTLTSQENPSKSSEGNIMLSVSCKVEDEDIPQQSSGENLITLNVHPGLQSTDLSSKPSNHEEPSPDQSQIVGRKRDKKFQCSESKKTFTKSSGLCTESRIRTREKSYASSEFGKCFSCKSSLNQHERIHIGETPFSCLLCGKCFTEKSKLVPHERSHTGERPYSCSDCKKCFTKKSNLVIHERNHRGEKPFSCSECGKYFGSKQKLVLHKRIHTGEKPFRCFECGKCFTNKSDLIKHERTHTGERPYSCLECGRCFKVKSNLVIHERIHTGEKPFTCSECGKCFTNKSDLVKHKRIHTGEKPYSCTFCGKCFRDKSGHVRHERSHAGEKFF